One window of Medicago truncatula cultivar Jemalong A17 chromosome 2, MtrunA17r5.0-ANR, whole genome shotgun sequence genomic DNA carries:
- the LOC11443845 gene encoding uncharacterized protein isoform X1, whose amino-acid sequence MACSVAFNNKNLEISFFVFKPTIVIIDDLVHGLKQFSLTTETLGCVQSSIFRSIHGNMIIWYGAWQKQSTKEKELLTLTLKSMLTKVSTMAKLIEHSFLEAYAGESRDGSSTAKFSTGDILSINSAGTNSRDDLNDLSYAVLALFRSRFAKMEGMTSGLCLKGQSRPIVVCIHVWKSLHFCYSWILNSDHRKWMMPYLEKFAIDMKYDIFKVVYVSGDNVVDVNYISHHQMLENGKGNIERQIMQN is encoded by the exons ATGGCATGTTCTGTGGCTTTTAACAACAAGAATTTGGAAATAAGTTTCTTTGTTTTCAAGCCAACAATTGTGATTATAGATGATCTTGTTCATGGTCTCAAACAATTCTCCTTAACTACTGAAACCCTTGGTTGTGTTCAAAGCTCTATATTTAGAAGCATCCATGGAAATATG ATCATATGGTATGGAGCATGGCAGAAGCAATCCACTAAGGAAAAAGAGCTTCTAACTTTAACTCTT AAATCAATGTTAACCAAGGTATCAACCATGGCTAAATTAATTGAACATAGCTTCCTTGAAGCATATGCTGGAGAATCAAGAGATGGCTCATCAACTGCAAAATTCTCAACTGGAGACATATTATCTATTAACTCAGCCGGCACGAATAGTAGAGATGATCTTAATGACCTTTCCTACGCCGTGTTAGCTCTTTTCAGGTCACGCTTTGCGAAAATGGAAGGCATGACTTCAGGTCTTTGCTTGAAAGGACAAAGCAGACCAATAGTTGTGTGCATTCATGTGTGGAAATCTCTTCATTTTTGTTACTCATGGATACTTAATTCTGACCATAGGAAATGGATGATGCCTTATCTAGAAAAATTTGCGATCGATATGAAGTATGATATTTTCAAAGTAGTGTATGTTAGTGGTGacaatgttgttgatgttaacTATATTTCTCACCATCAGATGTTAGAAAATGGGAAAGGGAACATAGAAAGACAGATAATGCAGAATTGA
- the LOC11443845 gene encoding uncharacterized protein isoform X2, with translation MILIIWYGAWQKQSTKEKELLTLTLKSMLTKVSTMAKLIEHSFLEAYAGESRDGSSTAKFSTGDILSINSAGTNSRDDLNDLSYAVLALFRSRFAKMEGMTSGLCLKGQSRPIVVCIHVWKSLHFCYSWILNSDHRKWMMPYLEKFAIDMKYDIFKVVYVSGDNVVDVNYISHHQMLENGKGNIERQIMQN, from the exons atgattttg ATCATATGGTATGGAGCATGGCAGAAGCAATCCACTAAGGAAAAAGAGCTTCTAACTTTAACTCTT AAATCAATGTTAACCAAGGTATCAACCATGGCTAAATTAATTGAACATAGCTTCCTTGAAGCATATGCTGGAGAATCAAGAGATGGCTCATCAACTGCAAAATTCTCAACTGGAGACATATTATCTATTAACTCAGCCGGCACGAATAGTAGAGATGATCTTAATGACCTTTCCTACGCCGTGTTAGCTCTTTTCAGGTCACGCTTTGCGAAAATGGAAGGCATGACTTCAGGTCTTTGCTTGAAAGGACAAAGCAGACCAATAGTTGTGTGCATTCATGTGTGGAAATCTCTTCATTTTTGTTACTCATGGATACTTAATTCTGACCATAGGAAATGGATGATGCCTTATCTAGAAAAATTTGCGATCGATATGAAGTATGATATTTTCAAAGTAGTGTATGTTAGTGGTGacaatgttgttgatgttaacTATATTTCTCACCATCAGATGTTAGAAAATGGGAAAGGGAACATAGAAAGACAGATAATGCAGAATTGA
- the LOC11442924 gene encoding 60S ribosomal protein L38: MPKQINEIKDFLLTARRKDARSVRIKRSKDVVKFKVRCSKYLYTLSVFDVEKADKLKQSLPPGLSVQDL, from the exons ATG CCTAAGCAAATCAACGAGATTAAGGATTTCCTTCTCACTGCCAGAAGGAAGGATGCGAGGTCAGTGAGAATCAAGAGGAGTAAGGATGTGGTTAAGTTCAAGGTCAGGTGTTCCAAGTACCTCTACACACTGTCCGTGTTTGACGTTGAGAAAGCTGACAAATTAAAGCAATCACTTCCTCCAG GTTTGAGTGTTCAAGACCTTTAG